TATGGCTTCACTATTTGGATATCCATCTTTATTTAAAGGCGCAACATCACAAATTATGCCATACTCTACCATCGAGCCGGTTTTGTTGTCAGTAAGGCCGATGGCAGTTTGCAGCGTGTCATAAGGCATTCCTGCATACAGCAGTCTGTCTCCAGGTCTTAGTATGCCGAATAACGCTGCATTGATCGCATGCGTGCCTGATATAAATTGATGTCTAACGATAGCCGATTCAGTTCCAAATACTTTTGCATATATGCGATCAAGCGTTTCACGGCCTGTATCGTCATATCCATACCCCGTGGATGGATTAAAATGAAACGATGATACACCTTCCTCTTGAAAAATATTTAAGAGTCTTGCTTGATTCCAATCAGCTGCTAATTCTGCTTCACGTATTTTAGATTGTATTTTGGCTTCTGCTTGATTCATTAGATTTTGTAATTCTCCCTTATTATGCCAAGGTGAAACCATTTTTTATTCCCAACTTTCTACATGTATGCTTCATATTTTTTTATTGTGCCGTTAATTGGATGATCTGGGAGCACGTAACCTTTGCAATTAAAACTGTTTTCCTCTTCCAATAACTCTTCTTCTTTAATTAGTGTATATCTTTGAAGTTCGGATAAGCTTTTTCCATCTTTTGTCGGAATTTTTACGTGATAATAGTCCATTTGTTGTTTTAACGTTTCTTCCATTAACGTAAGGAGTTCTTCAGTATCTTCATCACTGAAAGCAGAAATAAAGATGGACGGCCGCTCAGAACTAGGTAAAGCAGCTGGTTCTTTAATGAGATCACTTTTATTGAATACAGTTATAGAAGGTATCGCATTTGCTTTTAATTCACTCATAAGCTTGTCCACTGTTGCCATTTGTTCATGGGCTTCTGGATGAGATGCATCCACCACATGAAGAAGTATATCCGCTTCTTTTACTTCTTCTAATGTAGAACGAAAAGCAGCAATTAAAGTTGTCGGCAAATCCTGGATAAATCCTACCGTATCTGTAAGTAAAGCTTGATAACCAGATGGAAGTTCCATTTGTCTAGTCAGCGGGTCCAGCGTGGCAAATAATAAATCTTCTTGAAACGTATCAACACCAGATAATTTACTTAAAAGTGTTGATTTTCCAGCATTAGTGTAGCCTACAAGTGCAAATTGAACAGCATTGTTTTTGCGCCGCTGTTTTCGATAACTTTCTCTATGGGCCTGTACATCAGCAAGCTGCTTTTTTAAATCATCCATGCGTTTTTGAATATGACGCCGGTCTGTTTCAAGCTTTGTCTCCCCCGGTCCTCTCGTTCCAATCCCCCCGCCAAGACGGGACAGCACTTGGCCTTGTCCGGATAAACGCGGCAATAGGTACATCAACTGGGCTAGTTCTACTTGAATTTTGCCTTCCTTTGTTTGTGCCCGTGATGCAAAAATATCAAGAATGATTTGGGTGCGATCTATAACTCTCACATCAATTTCTTCATCCAAGTTGCGGATCTGTCCGGGCGATAATTCATCATTGAAAACAATTAAATCAACATCTTTTTCAGCTGCTGCAAGCGAAAGTTCAGCTACCTTTCCCTTACCGATATAGGTAGCAGCATCAGGGCGTTCTCTCGCTTGCACAATCTCCTCAACAATCTCTCCGTTTGCGGTGTGAACTAGTGCCTTTAATTCATCCATTGACATTTGATAAGATTCCGCTTTCTGCTCTGATAATCGACAGCCTGCAATGATTACTCTTTCTTTCATACATGCACCTCTTTTCAGCACTCTTCTATTATAAAGTCCCCTGCTTCCAATGTCATGAGCGTTTGTTTATCTATCTTTTCTTCTTTTTCTAGTATTCGAAGAGCATGCCTTCTAATGACACGTTCGATGAGGTTGCGGACATAACGTCCATTGTGACTTTTTTTCTCATAGTACGAGATCGAATGAAAATGTCTTCTCATCTTACCTATGAGCTCTTCTGTACATTGATAATCCTTTTCCTTTGTCATCCGCCTAAACAATTCAAGCATTTGTGTGCCAGTAAAATCATGAAAATACAGTTTATTTGGAAACCGTGAAGGAAGCCCTGGATTTAAAGAAAGAAACCGTTTCATTTCTTCTGGGTACCCTGCGAGAATAAGAATAAACTTATGCTGGTTATCTTCCATTGCTTTTACAAGGGTATCAACGGCTTCACGGCCAAAATCCTTTTCTCCGCCACGTGCTAGAGAGTAAGCCTCATCAATAAACAGAATACCCCCCTCAGCTTTTTTTATTAAATTTCTCGTTTTTTGAGCAGTCTGACCAATATATTCACCGACGAGATCTGCTCGCTCTGCTTCAATAAAATGTCCTTTCTCAATAACTTTCATATCTTTTAACATGTCGGCCATGATCCTTGCTACCGTGGTTTTCCCGGTGCCTGGATTTCCTATAAATAGCATATGAAGGTTTTGCTGGGTAGGCTGTAAAGCAGCATTTTCCCTGCACTGATTAACATACACAAGCGCATACATTTCTCTTATAAACTCTTTAATGTTTTTCATTCCTATCATCGTATCCAAACTTTTCTCCGCTTTTAGAAGCGGGTAATGCTGTTCGGATGAAAGCTCATTTTTTTGTTCTTTTAGGGAAGCCCCCTTTTGAGCAGAATTTATAGTAATTTGAATTTTGTCTCGACCTTTTGTTTGAATCATCACGAACAATCCCCTCTCTTCTTGCAAAGTATAAAGCGGGCGTTTACCCATACTATACGCAAAAAAATCTTATTGGTGATTCGTCTGTCTGATATAATCGAAGGTAAATTCTTATATTATGCAGCGAAAGGAAGATTGTTATGACAGGACAAGCCTTTCAGCTCCCACTTGATGCAGAACGCTTTCTTGAAAGTCTTGCAGCAAAACAACGAAAAGAAAGTACCATTACCAGATACCGTTATGACTTGGCTGATTTTTTCCGTTATCTCGAAGTAAAAACAGAATCAAACATGATTATACAGTCCAAATCCATTACTCCTCACTTGGCAGAAGAGTATTTTTATTTCTTAGAAAATGTGCGCCATTATCAGCTTCGCACCTTAAAAAGAATTCAAACTGTTTTAAAACGATATTTTGCTTATTTGCTTTCTACCGGAAAAATACAAATAGATCCAATGACTTCTCTTGATTTAGATGAGTCCATTTGGAATCAACTAACAAAAGAAGAACTACTTACTCGTTCAGAAGAAAAAAAATTAACAGGATCGCTGCTCTCGGATAGTGGATTATCTCAAAAACAAGCCGCTGCCAGGCCGCTGCTTGCTCCCCGAAACTTATTGATCGTGACCTTGTTTTTAAATTACGGACTTAGACTGCAAGAAATTTCAAACCTAAAAATAAAACACATTAATCAAGGAAAAGGACAAATTATGATACCTGAGGAAACAGGAAATCCTCGTACTCTCCGTTTGACAAAAAGCGATCAAAAGCTTCTTTTTCATTATGTCAAAGTGATCCCAGAGCCTGTTCGTCCAAAACGTCCGGAAGATCCTCTATTCGTTGCTTTTGATTTTCAGCGTCAAACTTACCGGTGGAGTTATGAAACCGATGCACCGAAAAACTTAACAGAAATTGCCATCCAAAAAATGATTCGAGAAGAACGTAAACGAGCAGGAATTGACCGCTCTGTATCTGCCAGACACTTTCGCAATACGTTTATTATCCGTGTCCTTCAGCAAGGCCAAACGCCGGAGCAAGTAAAAAAAATGCTTGGCTTACAGACGATTTTGACATTAAATAAATATATCGATTATGTAGAAAAAGAACACTCTTCATAAATGACCTTATTTTTGACTGAATTCGTAAGAAAAGCTTCCGGAAGTCCGGAAGCTTTTGTTCTTACGCATTTGCAGAAGCATTTTCTGTTTCTGCTTCTACTTGAATAGGTATATTGCGCTGAGGTGCAAAAGTCGAAATAGCATGCTTATATATAAGCTGCTGTTTGCCATCACTGTCAAGCACCACTGTAAAATTATCAAATGCTTTCACCTGACCGCTCAGTTGAAAACCGTTTAGTAAATAAACCCTTACTGGCATTTTTTCTTTACGTAATGTGTTCAAAAATTGATCCTGGATGTTAATTGGCTGCTTCATCTCATTCAGTCCCCCTCATCATACTCTACTAGGAATATTCGACTTTTAATACATTTTTCCTTCTACATAGGAAATCATTTCTTTTATTTTTTCTTGTTTATTCTCTTTGGTTATATCAAACCATTCCACTCTTTCTTTATTGCGAAACCAGGTTAATTGTCTTTTTGCATAACGGCGCGTATTTTTTTTTAATAAATCAATCGCATCTTCTAAGGTGTATTCCCCTTTAAAATAAGGATAAAACTCTTTATAGCCAATAGCTTGGGCTGCTTGGCAATCCTCTGAATAATTGTCATAAAGCCATTTAGCTTCGTTGATTATTCCTTTTTCTACCATGTGGTCAACTCTCAAATTAATGCGTTTATATAGAGCATGCCTGTCCATTGTCAGACCCGTCATCACCAAGTGGTAAGGAGACTCATATCTGTCTTGATTCGAAAAATCTTTGCGTTTTTGACCGGTCAGATGATGGATTTCTAAAGCTCTTATCACTTTTTTTATATTGTTATGGTGAATAGAACGTGCGCTTACCGGGTCCACTTGTTCTAGTTTTCGGTGCAATGCCCTGGCCCCATATTGCTCTTTAAACGTATCCATCTCTTCTCGAAAAGACGGATCTGACGGAGATTCATGAAAATCCAGCCCTCTTGTAAGAGAACGGATGTAAAAACCAGTACCTCCGACAACGATTGGCAGCTTGTTTTTTTGATTAATATGAGTAATCAACTGCGCTGCATCTTGTTTAAACGATGCAGCAGAATATGATTCAGAAGGATCCTTTTTGTCAATTAAATGATGCGGGATGCTTTGCTGCTCTTCTATAGAAACTTTCGCTGTTCCAATGTCAAGTCCTTTATATATCTGCATAGAATCTCCGCTTATAATTTCGCCTTGAAAATGTGAAGCAAGCTCTAGACCAGCTTCTGATTTTCCAACCGCGGTGGGACCAACAATAACTACTAGTTTTTCTTTATTCATACCTATTTCCTTTCTTTTCCATTACAGCAAAACCAAAGGAAGCCCCTTTTCTTCTCTTCTTAAAAACAAATCCCATCTCTTCTACGTGTGGGTTTGGTATAGAGCTTTTTACAACAACCTTTCGCTTAGCAACTCTCAGAGCTTCTTTTATTTGTTCAGCCTGCAAAGTTTCATAATTTGCAAAAGATCGAAGAGGAGCGATATGAACAGAAGACTCCACCGTCTGTTCAAACATTGGATCGAAATACACGATATCAAAAGCCTCATCTGTCTGGTTCTTTAAAAAATCGAAATAATCTGCGTTTGCAACGACAATTCTTCGCATAGCTTGATTAAATGTACTCCGTTCTTCCTCCCAATGTTGAAGCCCCTTTCTGACAATTTCAGCTATGTACTTATTTTTTTCAAGAGAAGCAATATATCCTTTTTTTCCGGTAATAAAACTTGCGACTATACTATCTGAAGCAAGTCCCATCGTGCAATCAAGACAAGTCATACCTTCTTTTAAATCCATTGCTTCTGCCATAGGATCATTATATCCTTTAAAAATACGCTGGACACGAAGCCATGCCATGCTCGGATGAAAATGAAAAGGCTGAGAAGAATGAGGGTGATAAAGTTTGTCTCCTGTTTTACTTACAACGTAAATCGGTTCATTCGTTTCTTGAACCCATTTTCTAAATGATCGTTTTTTTCTTTCTTGAAAAACGACACCCCAATTTTCAGCTAACCGCTGAGCCTCTTTCATATCAGCTTGAGAGACTGTTTTACCTGTCGTTACAATCATCCAATTATTTCCCCTTACCTTCATCCATTATACCATTTTTTATGAAAAAAATCCCTTTTGTACAAAGGGATCACGCATCACTCTTATGTATAGACAATAAAAAGGCGCTTTAAAAGCGCCTTTTTTATCATGATTAATTGTCAGATTGGGATTGTTTTAGCATATAAACCGCCATGATAAGACTTACGATAATGACAAAAGCAGAAACTCCCAAAACAACAACAAGATCCAATGGTGTCATGCATAAACTCCCCTTCACCTGCTTTTGCATGAATTATAACATGGCCATATTGTTAATATTTCATGAAATTGTGACAAAGATGTAAACATTTTTTTGGAAGCATTGGTATTTACATGACACGTTTAAACATTTTTTCCATATCATAACCTGAAAAATGGATGATAATAGGTCGTCCATGCGGACATGTAAATGGTACTTCGCATTGACGGAGCCGATCAATCAGTGCATGTATTTCATCCATTCTTAAATACCGGTTCGCTTTAATTGCTGCTTTGCAAGACATTAAAATGGCAGCTTCTTCTCTTAATTTATGAATACTGATTTTTTTATTTTCCAATAATTGCTCGAACAACTCTCGTATCGTACTTTCCTCTTCTCCATCTGGAAACCAAGCAGGATGTGCAGTTACTCTGTACGTACGAGTTCCAAAGGGCTCTAAAAATACTCCAACTTTTTCTAAATCTTTTTTATGCGTTGTGATAAGCATCTCTTCTCTTGGAGAGACCTCAAAAGTTACCGGGACGATAAGATCTTGCAGATGAGGATTGGTTTCACCGATTTTCTCTCTGTAATGCTCATAAAATATTCTTTCCTGAGCTGCGTGCTGGTCAATGATATACAATCCGTTTTCGTTTTGAGCTAAAATATATGTTCCGTGCATTTGGCCAATAACTTCAAGTTCTGGCACTTTCTTTTTGCTTATTTCCTCTCCTATAGGCGCAGATCGTTCATAAACCTCTTCATTCGTTTTTTCTTTGTCCGCGTCGCGAAAAATGGCCTCATTGCTCTCCCATTCATCAAGCACAGGTGTTTTGTTTTCTATATATTCATCTTCCTGGATTTTTGTTTCCTCTGCTTTCGACGAGTTTTCTGAGTTACGTTCATAAGAAGAGGGTATGTTCTCTAGGTTCGTCTCTATTGGATTCGGTCTTTCTATACTCTTATTTTCCGAAAAAGTTAAGTTCAGCTGCTGGCTGTCTGCACGTTTTCCACGCTTTTGATCCACTTCTGGAATAAGCTGTTCTTCAAAAAGCTGTGCTTTAATCGCTTCTTCTAGGACAGCAGTAAGCTCCTTTTCTTTACTAAGCCGCACTTCAAGCTTAGAAGGATGAACGTTAACATCTATTAAGACGGGATGCATCCATATATGAATAACAGCTAACGGATACCTTCCAATTGGCAGCAGTGTGTGAAACGCATTTTCAATTGCTTTAGTAAGCGGGAAATGCCGCACATACCTTCCATTAATAAAAGTCGAGATATACTGCCTAGACGCTCTGTTTATTTCTGGTTTGGCTGCAAAACCTTCTACTTTGTAATCGACTGACTCTTCTTTTACGGACAAAAAATTTTGAGCGGTGCGGCGTCCGTATATTGCTGCAATAACTGCTTTCATGTCTCCATTACCATTCGTAAACAGCAGCTGTTTTTTATTATGCATTAATCGAAAAGATATATGAGGATTAGCCAGAGCGAGTCGGTTAACCACATCGCTTATGTTTCCAATTTCTGTATTTATGGTTTTCATATATTTCAACCTTGCCGGCGTATTAAAAAACAAGTCTCTAACCGTCACTTCTGTTCCGCGTCTGCTTTTTGCAGAAGAAAAAGCAATACGCTTTCCTCCTTGATAACGAACGAGTGTACCGGCACCTACTCCTGTTCCTGACTCTAAACTGAGTTTGGATACTGCAGCAATACTCGGGA
This DNA window, taken from Alteribacillus bidgolensis, encodes the following:
- a CDS encoding AAA family ATPase; this translates as MFVMIQTKGRDKIQITINSAQKGASLKEQKNELSSEQHYPLLKAEKSLDTMIGMKNIKEFIREMYALVYVNQCRENAALQPTQQNLHMLFIGNPGTGKTTVARIMADMLKDMKVIEKGHFIEAERADLVGEYIGQTAQKTRNLIKKAEGGILFIDEAYSLARGGEKDFGREAVDTLVKAMEDNQHKFILILAGYPEEMKRFLSLNPGLPSRFPNKLYFHDFTGTQMLELFRRMTKEKDYQCTEELIGKMRRHFHSISYYEKKSHNGRYVRNLIERVIRRHALRILEKEEKIDKQTLMTLEAGDFIIEEC
- the miaA gene encoding tRNA (adenosine(37)-N6)-dimethylallyltransferase MiaA; this translates as MNKEKLVVIVGPTAVGKSEAGLELASHFQGEIISGDSMQIYKGLDIGTAKVSIEEQQSIPHHLIDKKDPSESYSAASFKQDAAQLITHINQKNKLPIVVGGTGFYIRSLTRGLDFHESPSDPSFREEMDTFKEQYGARALHRKLEQVDPVSARSIHHNNIKKVIRALEIHHLTGQKRKDFSNQDRYESPYHLVMTGLTMDRHALYKRINLRVDHMVEKGIINEAKWLYDNYSEDCQAAQAIGYKEFYPYFKGEYTLEDAIDLLKKNTRRYAKRQLTWFRNKERVEWFDITKENKQEKIKEMISYVEGKMY
- the mutL gene encoding DNA mismatch repair endonuclease MutL; protein product: MSSVKKLSDDLSNKIAAGEVVERPASVVKELTENAIDAKSTRIDIQIQEGGLSEIRVVDNGKGMPKEDAEIAFLRHATSKIQTEKDLFRISTLGFRGEALPSIAAVSKLSLESGTGVGAGTLVRYQGGKRIAFSSAKSRRGTEVTVRDLFFNTPARLKYMKTINTEIGNISDVVNRLALANPHISFRLMHNKKQLLFTNGNGDMKAVIAAIYGRRTAQNFLSVKEESVDYKVEGFAAKPEINRASRQYISTFINGRYVRHFPLTKAIENAFHTLLPIGRYPLAVIHIWMHPVLIDVNVHPSKLEVRLSKEKELTAVLEEAIKAQLFEEQLIPEVDQKRGKRADSQQLNLTFSENKSIERPNPIETNLENIPSSYERNSENSSKAEETKIQEDEYIENKTPVLDEWESNEAIFRDADKEKTNEEVYERSAPIGEEISKKKVPELEVIGQMHGTYILAQNENGLYIIDQHAAQERIFYEHYREKIGETNPHLQDLIVPVTFEVSPREEMLITTHKKDLEKVGVFLEPFGTRTYRVTAHPAWFPDGEEESTIRELFEQLLENKKISIHKLREEAAILMSCKAAIKANRYLRMDEIHALIDRLRQCEVPFTCPHGRPIIIHFSGYDMEKMFKRVM
- a CDS encoding tyrosine-type recombinase/integrase, with amino-acid sequence MTGQAFQLPLDAERFLESLAAKQRKESTITRYRYDLADFFRYLEVKTESNMIIQSKSITPHLAEEYFYFLENVRHYQLRTLKRIQTVLKRYFAYLLSTGKIQIDPMTSLDLDESIWNQLTKEELLTRSEEKKLTGSLLSDSGLSQKQAAARPLLAPRNLLIVTLFLNYGLRLQEISNLKIKHINQGKGQIMIPEETGNPRTLRLTKSDQKLLFHYVKVIPEPVRPKRPEDPLFVAFDFQRQTYRWSYETDAPKNLTEIAIQKMIREERKRAGIDRSVSARHFRNTFIIRVLQQGQTPEQVKKMLGLQTILTLNKYIDYVEKEHSS
- the hfq gene encoding RNA chaperone Hfq, translated to MKQPINIQDQFLNTLRKEKMPVRVYLLNGFQLSGQVKAFDNFTVVLDSDGKQQLIYKHAISTFAPQRNIPIQVEAETENASANA
- the hflX gene encoding GTPase HflX: MKERVIIAGCRLSEQKAESYQMSMDELKALVHTANGEIVEEIVQARERPDAATYIGKGKVAELSLAAAEKDVDLIVFNDELSPGQIRNLDEEIDVRVIDRTQIILDIFASRAQTKEGKIQVELAQLMYLLPRLSGQGQVLSRLGGGIGTRGPGETKLETDRRHIQKRMDDLKKQLADVQAHRESYRKQRRKNNAVQFALVGYTNAGKSTLLSKLSGVDTFQEDLLFATLDPLTRQMELPSGYQALLTDTVGFIQDLPTTLIAAFRSTLEEVKEADILLHVVDASHPEAHEQMATVDKLMSELKANAIPSITVFNKSDLIKEPAALPSSERPSIFISAFSDEDTEELLTLMEETLKQQMDYYHVKIPTKDGKSLSELQRYTLIKEEELLEEENSFNCKGYVLPDHPINGTIKKYEAYM
- a CDS encoding class I SAM-dependent methyltransferase, which gives rise to MIVTTGKTVSQADMKEAQRLAENWGVVFQERKKRSFRKWVQETNEPIYVVSKTGDKLYHPHSSQPFHFHPSMAWLRVQRIFKGYNDPMAEAMDLKEGMTCLDCTMGLASDSIVASFITGKKGYIASLEKNKYIAEIVRKGLQHWEEERSTFNQAMRRIVVANADYFDFLKNQTDEAFDIVYFDPMFEQTVESSVHIAPLRSFANYETLQAEQIKEALRVAKRKVVVKSSIPNPHVEEMGFVFKKRRKGASFGFAVMEKKGNRYE